GTTTCAGTTGAGGAAGATAAGTGTTCTCTTTGGGTTGCTTTGGATGAGGTTACAGATCCTCAGAATTTGGGGGCAATCATCAGGTCTTCTTACTTCTTTGGAGCTTCAGGGGTGGTGTTATGTGCCAAGAATTCAGCCCCGCTTAGTGGTGTTGTGAGCAAAGCAAGTGCAGGCTCACTTGAGCTAATGGAGTTGAGATACTGCAAGAATATGATGCAGTTCCTAACATCCTCGGCTGAAAATGGTTGGCGAGTTCTCGGAGGTTCCGTTTCTTCCAGAGCTATACCGTTGAACGAGGTTGTGCCTAGTGTGCCAACAGTTCTTGTTCTGGGCAGTGAGGGCACCGGGTTGAGGCCTTTGGTGGAAAAATCTTGCACTGATTTGATTAGAATCCCTGGAAATATTCCTGTGAATGTAAGTGCTGGTGGAGCTGATGATATTGAAACTGGGGAAGTGAGTCATGGGTGCTCAGCTGAAGAGTTCCGATCATTTTTGGCTGTGGAGAGCTTAAATGTCAGCGTTGCAGCTGGTGTGCTTCTTCATCACTTAACGGGAAACAATAATGAGAAAGATGGTCATGTGGTTAATCAGCAGACTGGCGAACTTGAGTGAGATTCTGTAGACACTGCACTGATTTTGTTGCCCcacattttttcatttaaagtAGTCTATTAAAATAGGATAATGCCCTTTCATCATAAACATTGTAAGCTATATTAGCACTTTTGAGAGCTTTATCTAAAACAGGGAGTAGGTttacaattttgattttcattaaATTGTTCTCATCACAGTTCGTACGACTGATATATGTGGATGCTGGAAGTAAACTTAGAGACAGCAACTAATCATTGTCGATGCTGTGTTATGAAACTGCTGCTGTCATCTTTCCTGCAACTTACCATTATCAAAAAAACACGtccattttccttttatttgtGAGCTTGGTATTCTCATGTTAATGTATGATTATATTGAAGTATGGTTTGCTTTGCATTGCTGATTGCAGTATTGATAGCTAAGTGTAGGCCctgcatataaaaaaaaatgtgttcttttaatacaagcgatagtggGAACTCGAACTTCGGTACAAGGGGGCGTGCTCATTGCCCTAGCCAACTTGAATGCAAAGGGGCGGAATCACCAATATATAGTTGGTTTGGAGCATACGTTATGTGGTTTGAAAGGGTGCCCGTTTTTCTTTGATTCGTCGtgcatttcatttttctttgatgTTTGCCCATCCTTGGCATTGGCAAAAGCCAATTTGAATTCTTCCTTTTTCGAAGTCATTTTCTGAGGCTTCATTGTTATATGATCATGATGCGTGTGATAAAGGAACTGTACTTTCCACGTCATTCATTAtctcagaaaataaaataaaaaattgttccTTCCCACGTTAATTACATATGCATCAACATGGTCCATCGGCTCCAAAGCTGGCAACACTGTTTATTTATAGGTCCCTCTCCCAGCTGCCTTTCCTTGGCATATTATTATCAGGGTAACCAGCCCATTGACAGCCAGTTTTTATACCACTGGCTCCACAATTTCCACCCTCTTAATAATTAATCTCGATATGCAAGCTTAAGTAGTTAAGAGCAGTTACTCATGCACATGAAATTCAGTATTCGAATTCCCCTCCCTCAACAACCCTTGTatcaaaagaataataattAACCTCAATATTAAGTGGCAATGTCAAATAGAAGAAGTGAAAGCTGGTGATTTGAATTGAAGCtgaattttatatatgtatgtatgtatgtggAAGGTTGGTATCATGTGTTTACAGACGTTGTCACTCATCCATCCCTGGATTTTGCTCCGAAAGTCAACCACTCATCCATCCCTGgttgctgaagaagaagatgcacGAGAAACATAACTTTTATGTAAGTCGTAACCCACCATCACCATGCGACCGCAAGATGATGGTGTTACCCCCAACAATCATATGCCGTTTGTTTTGTGGTCCCATAAAAATGAACTCTGGTCTGATCAATAATTAAGTTgctatataatttataaagaATATAATTCATCCCATTCCCATATGCATTTATTCAAATACAAATGGAATATTCTTGTAGCATATTTTTTTCTGGTCGAAATTCTTGTAGTATCTTACGCATCTTGTCATGCCCAGGTACTTTCTTTTGAGTCACGGcacttttttaatttcttttacttgTGGGGATCCACTagttcaaaattaaaataaacaaatttagaATCTTCTCTTGTTGGATAAAGGACTTGTAgttcaaataattaaagaatatTACACATGATGTCATAAATTTGATAACTAAAGTATCATAACTAAGTTTTCTATCTACTGCATTAACGGGCGACATAAtgaagttaattttttttcgcaaccaaactaaattaattactattaaTTAGCCATAATTTAGTAGTAAATACCTCTATTTGATGATGTCTTTTGTACGAATTATGTAGATTCAGAACCGTACATATGAAACAAAATCAATTACgaaatttccttctttttgtttctgaaTTTCTCCGCAACCAAACAAGGGAAGTAAGAAAACATAGATTGCGGCGTGGAATTAGCAAACAAATGAGAGTGAAGTATAATAAGGATATGTGACGCAAAACAGTGTTCATTAAAATGACAGCGCATTGGAGATTCGGATCATAAAGGAAGCATCTTCCTTTGTTGACACGATGACACCTCAGCCGCccttttttctcaatttctgactgggaaattgaaattgaaattgaattggtTAATACCTATAAATAAGAACATGTGCATTATTGTAACGGTCTCTCTTCGGACATTTGAGTCTTTTCGCAAccttaaaaaaggaaaaagccaGCAAAAGACCACAAGGGATTTTGCTGTGTCTGTGTGTTGTGTGGTCAATGAGGCCCAGCCAGCCAACCTCCAGAGAGACCCAATTAGCTTCCTTTCCTGTCTtcgaaatataaaattacgcGCTCTCTCTCACTCTAACCCCTTTTCCctcacacacactctctctctccgttgTGTTTATCGACGCTGTTCGACTTCATCGGCCATGGCGATCTGAGAGAATGTTTGCGGCTTCTCTCCTCGCCATCTGTGTCTCTTTCCTCTAACTCTATCGAGCAAAACGCACGCAACtctgagagaaagagagagacttGCATAAATTACAGATagtcataaatatatatacacacatctAGACAATTGCACGAGCATAATGTCTGCATTGGATCCTGTCGATTcgttcctcttctctctcagcAGAGCCTTTTGCAGTCCGCTAGCAGTTTTTGTCCAGATCCAGGTTTGTTTCCTCTTctcttattcttttctttttttcttttggtgatTTTTTCGTCCGTTCAGATCCCGGTCCTTTTGGTTGCCGAGAAATTTCGGCGGaaagtttatttctttgtgttttatttCTATTTGGTGTCGCGAGTGGGCTAAATTGCCTGGCACAATTGAAATTCGGGTCCTGAAATTGCCAAATCCTCAGATTCGATTTTTGAATTTCgtttattttagtttatggcggctttttttaaatttttttattattattacagaCGATTAAGCTTCcagttttatgaatttggagTAATTTTCGATTTCTCTGTGAAATCAGTATTAGTTGCATAATGGGGTCAAGTATTTGATTTCTGGGTGATGGAGAAGTGAGAAATCCACAAAATgaatcaaaaattaaaaactaaactGATTGTAATGATTTTTGTGTTTAGAGTCGACTATGTTACTACTAGATTTCTCAATAGCTTAGGTgattatgtattttattttctaattgaaATATGACTTTCCCTTTAGGAAGTTCCAATTAGACTCTTTTGGGCTCTGAAATTTGGAAGTTCAATATCGTTACAATATTTAGACTAAAATAGTTAGCTATAGTTCCTTTTGGTGGGTTATACTTACACATATCTAATTTCTTTATTGGTGCTGTAGGGTTGTCTAATCTGTTTGATACTTGCTTTCGGATGGGTTTGTGCAGCTTATGTCAGGTACTTGAATGAATATTTGACTTCAGTTTAGTATCAACCACTGGCATGACCTCTATGCTCATTCAATGTTAAACTGCCAATCTGTGCTTGATGATCAACGTTTTTCGTTTTCGTTCTGTTTCCCTTATCAGGAATAGAGAGATTAAAAGGATGAAAGATAGCATGCAACGTGGAAATAGCTTTGCTTTCCTTTGCCATGATATCACTGAACTTGAGCACTCAAATCAGCTCAAACGGCCAAGCGTATCAGTTGTTATGCCTTTAAAGGGATTTGGAGAACACAATTTACACAATTGGAGAAGCCAGGTCAGAATAATGCATTTCTCTGCTCCTGTAAATAGATAGTGTTCTTCATCAATAATTTTGTACTTATAAAGCTAAGTTTACTAGGCATGGTATCCGTtagtatttttgtttatagATTTATAGTTTTGCACacatagatcaatcttccgaTAGGGATGCTAGAGTCTTCTTTGCTTTAGAGTGTGGGCTGGTTTGTGAGTTTATATTCTTGTTTAGGAACAAAAAAGGATTTGAATCCAGTTACAATGTGTTGGACACTTTCTGAATGGTTAGGCTATCATGTGAAGTGTTCAAGATTCTAGTTAAAGATGGTGGCTAGCAGAAATCCTTGTGCTAGCTGATTTTTAATATGTTAAATTTGTATTCAGGGTTTTCCCTTCAATATGGTTTTGACTGTTCATGGTTTCGTTTTGTTAATGAACACAGATCACTTCTCTCTATGGTGGTCCcttagaatttctttttatcgTGGAAAGTACAGACGACCCTGCTTACCGTGCAGTATCTATGTTACTATCTGAGCTTAAGGTATAATAACTCACAGAAATCATTGGTTTTTCTTAATATAAATTATCTTAAtgttcagaagaagaaaaaatgtatATCCAGGACAAAATCAGATAACATATGCTTGGAGGCAAAACTTTATCCCTTCTTGATATTTTTTGAAAGTGCTTTTTGTTGAAACATAACATTGTTACAAATATCCTTGTGCTTGCATATGTGCCTATGTGATCTATTTTAACTGCTTACTTGTTTACCATGATTCCCTTACAGGATGAGGTTGATGCTAAGGTTGTTGTAGCTGGCCTTTCAACAACCTGTAGTCAGAAAATTCACAACCAATTGGTATGTATCTGGTAATGCCAGCTTTCCTACTATGCTAATGCAATAGCAAGGTCTTACGCAATTTGCATTGTATTTTATCATACAATCCTGTGTCTATAATTGTTCTCTATGCTGAgatgcttttcttcatggaATACAGGAATATAAATTTGTTACTCAGTGTTAATAGTGTAGGGTTATATGTCTAGACTATATAATGCTTCAGACTCATTGTTTAATAACATTTCCTTTGAGGATTCATGTAGAAGGCAAAGGAAAGCTGCACTTAGAATTAGATCTCGAAATCTGAGCTTGAGACTTATTGCCTATTCTTGTTTAAATTTCCTGCATACatggtttgaactttgaagcaTGTGATTCTCTAGTGACTAATCATGTCAGTTACTAGATCGTAATGTCCTTTTGCAGGTTGGAGTGGAGAAAATGCACAAAGACAGCAAGtatgtattatttttggaTGATGATGTCAGGCTTCACCCTGGGTCAATTGGAGCCCTAACAGCTGAGATGGAGAAAAATCCTGAtgtatgcttttttttttttttttttttctgacaCCATATTCAGCCTATCTTATACTTCTCTGTTTTGTTAACTGTTATGGTGTTAATTCTGTTTGAAATGACGTGCAGATATTTATCCAAACTGGATACCCTCTTGATTTGCCATCGGGAAGCTTAGGGAGTTACTGCATTTATGAATATCATATGGTACCTACTTGTCCCCCAGAATTTGTCGTATACACGTATCTGTAATTTAATGTTAGTACTAGTGTATATAATTTATGACCAACAAATGAACCGATGTTTTTACTTCTCTTGAAATTTTAGAGTCCAAGTGATTGTGTGAGAACTTTTTTTACTAATGCTTATACAATTGATCTTCTGTACATGTGATGGCATCTGTGTGTATGCAGTAGGGGTTTGATAAAAGTGACATTTGGTAgttatttcttgtattttatcTTAAGCTTCCTATACTATATATCTTCATTGTAGTCTGACTCCTAGTTATCTGGAATTTGCTTTGTCTGCAGCCTTGCTCAATGGGCTTTGCTACTGGTGGAAGGACATTCTTTCTGTGGGGAGGGTGCATGATGGTAAGTAGCAGTTACCTTCTTGAAGTCCTGTGTGCACTATAAATCAACATGCTGTTTTAACTGCTTTAAATTGTTTGCAGATGCATGCAAATGATTTTAGACTTGATCGCTATGGCGTGGTCACAGGACTTAAAAATGGTGGTTACTCGGATGATATGACTCTTGCAGCTATAGCCGGTAATATACTCATTGATGTTTTCTATGCCGCTGATCTTGTCAGATTACATTGTACCATGTTCTCCTGGGATTTGGTCATTCTTTAAGTTGAAACCTTAGGTTTATGATACTGTCATTACCTTCATCCAAGGCTTCCTCCATGATTTGGTTCAGTATGGTCCAAAGTGGCTATTTATTATTGCTGATGTTATTGACCTTTTCCAGGAGCTCATAAGAGGCTGATCACATCACCCCCAGTCGCCGTGTTTCCTCATCCACTTGCAAGTGATCTTAGTTTTTCGAGGTATGTAATGCACTTGTTCAATTCCAAAAATGTCATATTTCATACTTACATCTTTGGACTTGTAATGTAGGTATTGGAATTACTTGAGGAAGCAGACATTTGTATTAGAATCATATACAACCAAAGTTAACTGGATAATGAACCGTGCATTGTTTACCACCCACTGCTATCTCTCATGGGGATTGGTAACACCATACTTAATGGCCATTGTTCATATCACCGCAGCCCTGAGAATGTATATTAAGGGGTATTCAATCGAGGAAACAACCTTCACTTTTGGTGGTGAGCACTCTAGTTTTCCTTATTAGGTAGGTTAGTGGCATTGATTTAAACCATACTTACGCAGAAAATCAGTATGCAAGATAAAGTTtgattctctctctatttatccatctatctatctatctatctatctggaattagaagttcaacgtggACATGTGCACCATTAATTTGAAACTTATTTATGCAATATTTGGAGTTTTAACCATTCATCTACCCTTTCCCAGGATTGAAACTGGTAAGCTGCCTGGCTGCATGCACATTGATCGAACTTCTTTCAATGTGGAACTTGACCAGGATAGAAGTTCATCTATGCAACATGTTATCACCAGAGGCACCTAAACTCTCACTTGCTTCTTACAACTGGGGACTTGTAAGTATTTCTCTCTATACAGTGGAAGGACTCTGAATTTCATTATGGATGTTCTTATGTCTTGAATGCCGTCTATTATTATATTCTATCACCATTTAACTCCAGTCCTCTAATATGCATGCACTGGTTTTGGATTGGGCAGGTATTTATTGCAATTCTAGTAGATAATTTTTTATACCCCATCTCTGCCTTCCGTTCACATTTCACCCAGTCAATAAATTGGTCTGGCATTCGATATCACTTAAAGGATGGGAAGATATTCAAGGTATGCTGGCTAAGACCTTTCTTAACTTTAAGAACTTTAGTTTTTTCccatatataaagcaaaaaactGTAAGACATTGTATTTTCTGaatgattttttatatatttccaCTGAAGATTGAACGAAGCAAGGATATGGGTCCAGTATATACTGATTTGGGAGGAAAGCATTTAGGAAAGAAAGGAGCTCCTCCAAAATTGTCATTCCTCAGCTCTTTGGCCAGAAGTTTGGCACAATGGCGTCAGCCCAAGAAATATGATAGCTAGTAGTAAAGTAATGTGTTTGAAGAAACATATCTTTTGATCAGTTTGCCCAGCTTTCAAGATTGGATGGGAGAAGGAGAATGTTAGAAGAAAAATTTGTTGGGGTTAGATTGGTTGGCCATTcaataattgatttttttaagcGCTCTAGAAATTTTAGTCTCATTTTTTAAAACCCCATTCAATC
Above is a genomic segment from Prunus dulcis chromosome 7, ALMONDv2, whole genome shotgun sequence containing:
- the LOC117634043 gene encoding uncharacterized protein LOC117634043 — its product is MSALDPVDSFLFSLSRAFCSPLAVFVQIQGCLICLILAFGWVCAAYVRNREIKRMKDSMQRGNSFAFLCHDITELEHSNQLKRPSVSVVMPLKGFGEHNLHNWRSQITSLYGGPLEFLFIVESTDDPAYRAVSMLLSELKDEVDAKVVVAGLSTTCSQKIHNQLVGVEKMHKDSKYVLFLDDDVRLHPGSIGALTAEMEKNPDIFIQTGYPLDLPSGSLGSYCIYEYHMPCSMGFATGGRTFFLWGGCMMMHANDFRLDRYGVVTGLKNGGYSDDMTLAAIAGAHKRLITSPPVAVFPHPLASDLSFSRYWNYLRKQTFVLESYTTKVNWIMNRALFTTHCYLSWGLVTPYLMAIVHITAALRMYIKGYSIEETTFTFGGLKLVSCLAACTLIELLSMWNLTRIEVHLCNMLSPEAPKLSLASYNWGLVFIAILVDNFLYPISAFRSHFTQSINWSGIRYHLKDGKIFKIERSKDMGPVYTDLGGKHLGKKGAPPKLSFLSSLARSLAQWRQPKKYDS